The Prionailurus bengalensis isolate Pbe53 chromosome A3, Fcat_Pben_1.1_paternal_pri, whole genome shotgun sequence genome includes a window with the following:
- the FOSL2 gene encoding fos-related antigen 2 isoform X1 has product MYQDYPGNFDTSSRGSSGSPAHAESYTSGGGQQKFRVDMPGSGSAFIPTINAITTSQDLQWMVQPTVITSMSNPYPRSHPYSPLPGLASVPGHMALPRPGVIKTIGTTVGRRRRDEQLSPEEEEKRRIRRERNKLAAAKCRNRRRELTEKLQAETEELEEEKSGLQKEIAELQKEKEKLEFMLVAHGPVCKISPEERRSPPASGLQPLRGGGGGVGAVVVKQEPLEEDSPSSSSAGLDKGQRSVIKPISIAGGFYGEEPLHTPIVVTSTPAITPGTSNLVFTYPSVLEQESPASPSESCSKAHRRSSSSGDQSSDSLNSPTLLAL; this is encoded by the exons aAGTTCCGGGTAGATATGCCTGGCTCAGGCAGCGCCTTCATCCCCACCATCAACGCCATCACCACCAGCCAGGACCTGCAGTGGATGGTACAGCCCACAGTGATCACCTCCATGTCCAACCCGTACCCCCGCTCGCACCCCTACAGCCCCCTGCCGGGCCTGGCCTCCGTCCCTGGGCACATGGCACTCCCGAGACCTGGCGTGATCAAGACCATTGGCACCACCGTGGGCCGCAGGAGGAGAGATGAGCAG CTGTCCCCGGAAGAGGAGGAGAAACGTCGAATCCGAAGGGAGAGGAACAAGCTGGCTGCAGCCAAGTGCAGAAACCGACGCCGGGAGCTGACGGAGAAGCTGCAGGCG GAGacagaggagctggaggaggagaagtCAGGCCTGCAGAAGGAGATTGCTGAGctgcagaaggagaaggaaaagctgGAGTTCATGTTAGTGGCCCACGGGCCCGTGTGCAAGATCAGCCCCGAGGAGCGCCGATCCCCCCCAGCCTCTGGGCTCCAGCCCCTGCGCGGTGGAGGCGGAGGAGTGGGTGCCGTCGTGGTGAAGCAGGAGCCCCTGGAAGAGGACAGCCCCTCATCCTCATCGGCCGGGCTGGACAAGGGCCAGCGCTCTGTCATCAAGCCCATCAGCATTGCTGGGGGCTTCTACGGGGAGGAGCCCCTGCACACCCCCATCGTGGTGACCTCCACACCTGCCATCACTCCGGGCACCTCGAACCTCGTCTTCACCTACCCCAGCGTCCTGGAGCAGGAGTCGCCTGCGTCACCCTCCGAGTCCTGCTCCAAGGCACACCGCAGAAGCAGTAGCAGTGGGGACCAGTCATCAGACTCCTTGAACTCCCCCACTCTGCTGGCTCTGTAA
- the FOSL2 gene encoding fos-related antigen 2 isoform X2 has translation METWLSLGSEEGYLVQSDSQYLKFRVDMPGSGSAFIPTINAITTSQDLQWMVQPTVITSMSNPYPRSHPYSPLPGLASVPGHMALPRPGVIKTIGTTVGRRRRDEQLSPEEEEKRRIRRERNKLAAAKCRNRRRELTEKLQAETEELEEEKSGLQKEIAELQKEKEKLEFMLVAHGPVCKISPEERRSPPASGLQPLRGGGGGVGAVVVKQEPLEEDSPSSSSAGLDKGQRSVIKPISIAGGFYGEEPLHTPIVVTSTPAITPGTSNLVFTYPSVLEQESPASPSESCSKAHRRSSSSGDQSSDSLNSPTLLAL, from the exons aAGTTCCGGGTAGATATGCCTGGCTCAGGCAGCGCCTTCATCCCCACCATCAACGCCATCACCACCAGCCAGGACCTGCAGTGGATGGTACAGCCCACAGTGATCACCTCCATGTCCAACCCGTACCCCCGCTCGCACCCCTACAGCCCCCTGCCGGGCCTGGCCTCCGTCCCTGGGCACATGGCACTCCCGAGACCTGGCGTGATCAAGACCATTGGCACCACCGTGGGCCGCAGGAGGAGAGATGAGCAG CTGTCCCCGGAAGAGGAGGAGAAACGTCGAATCCGAAGGGAGAGGAACAAGCTGGCTGCAGCCAAGTGCAGAAACCGACGCCGGGAGCTGACGGAGAAGCTGCAGGCG GAGacagaggagctggaggaggagaagtCAGGCCTGCAGAAGGAGATTGCTGAGctgcagaaggagaaggaaaagctgGAGTTCATGTTAGTGGCCCACGGGCCCGTGTGCAAGATCAGCCCCGAGGAGCGCCGATCCCCCCCAGCCTCTGGGCTCCAGCCCCTGCGCGGTGGAGGCGGAGGAGTGGGTGCCGTCGTGGTGAAGCAGGAGCCCCTGGAAGAGGACAGCCCCTCATCCTCATCGGCCGGGCTGGACAAGGGCCAGCGCTCTGTCATCAAGCCCATCAGCATTGCTGGGGGCTTCTACGGGGAGGAGCCCCTGCACACCCCCATCGTGGTGACCTCCACACCTGCCATCACTCCGGGCACCTCGAACCTCGTCTTCACCTACCCCAGCGTCCTGGAGCAGGAGTCGCCTGCGTCACCCTCCGAGTCCTGCTCCAAGGCACACCGCAGAAGCAGTAGCAGTGGGGACCAGTCATCAGACTCCTTGAACTCCCCCACTCTGCTGGCTCTGTAA